One Puniceicoccaceae bacterium genomic window, ACGCTCACAATGTAGCCGATGATTTCCCGCTCGACGATCGACAATTCTCTCTCAGCTGCTTCCGGTTCCATCATTTTATTCAATTCTTTCAATTATTTTTGAAATATCGAGTCGTCAAGTGTTTTCGAACCTTTGTACAGCCTGAAGTCCAACCTTCCAGCTGCTACCCCCGAATCCAGTATCGCAATGCAATGCACCACTCTTTGGGTGAGGCAATGTAGCGCATGACGTACAAAAGCTCCTCCAGGCGTGCCCTTCTGGATTTCAAGCGCTCACGACGATGGCCAATTGCCCGGAGGGCTGCCACTTTTGCGTTGTAGAGGGTAGCCCCTGCCTCAGCTTTGCTGAAAAAATCCCGGTGATTGTGAACGATGCGGCGTCGTGTCCGGTAGCATTTCAGGTCAATTTGCCCTGTCGAATTTCGGCTATCGCGATGTTGCCGCTTGCTCACAAGGATTTCATCCACGAGCGACCCGACAATGCCCCGCTTTGCCACCGAAAGGATGAAATCATAGTCCTCATCCATTTCCAGTCCTGGATCAAATCGAATGCCCTTCAAGTGGTGTTTCCAATGCAGAGCACAAATTCCCACAAAATTGCGAACTTTGAGTCGATCAACCGAAAACTCTCCACAGTTTGACACGCGATCCACCGCACCGTGCATGCGATATTGAGTGTA contains:
- a CDS encoding glycosyltransferase, with protein sequence MNIQSQQPLVSVIVPCYNYADFIAGCMESVLNQTYRNLELIVVDDGSSDDSLERIARVADLDSRVRVISQDNRGVAHARNRGLSESGGELVLYVDADDQLLPAFLEKTVERLLASKPNTFVYTQYRMHGAVDRVSNCGEFSVDRLKVRNFVGICALHWKHHLKGIRFDPGLEMDEDYDFILSVAKRGIVGSLVDEILVSKRQHRDSRNSTGQIDLKCYRTRRRIVHNHRDFFSKAEAGATLYNAKVAALRAIGHRRERLKSRRARLEELLYVMRYIASPKEWCIALRYWIRG